One segment of Fimbriiglobus ruber DNA contains the following:
- a CDS encoding DUF2314 domain-containing protein, whose protein sequence is MGKEWREHPKLKGRFLADHPDDLQVLVHDGGPRLSRNPAEAVWVTVTGMDGGVFRGRVLNQPHNLRNVRQGNEIKFVAADEAEYPVMVTDKYLRERGTWVIHPCRQCGFSELFDAPTDLIRVVFPNAPAGARMSMFTSFCPLCGGVQGVESKDDPVPREDALPSAPRPAARPWWKFW, encoded by the coding sequence GTGGGCAAAGAATGGCGGGAACACCCAAAGCTCAAGGGCAGGTTCCTCGCGGACCACCCGGACGACCTCCAGGTGCTCGTACACGACGGCGGCCCGCGGCTCTCGCGCAACCCGGCCGAGGCGGTCTGGGTCACGGTGACGGGAATGGACGGCGGGGTATTCCGGGGTCGTGTCCTGAACCAGCCGCACAACCTCCGCAATGTCCGCCAGGGGAATGAGATCAAGTTCGTGGCCGCGGACGAGGCCGAGTATCCCGTCATGGTCACCGACAAGTACCTTCGAGAACGCGGAACCTGGGTCATCCACCCGTGCCGGCAGTGCGGGTTCTCGGAGCTATTTGACGCCCCGACGGACCTCATCCGGGTGGTCTTCCCAAACGCGCCCGCGGGCGCCCGGATGAGCATGTTCACGAGTTTCTGCCCGCTATGTGGCGGGGTGCAAGGCGTCGAGTCGAAGGACGATCCGGTCCCTCGCGAGGATGCGCTGCCCTCAGCGCCCCGACCGGCCGCGCGTCCGTGGTGGAAGTTCTGGTAG
- the holA gene encoding DNA polymerase III subunit delta has protein sequence MDALAFLDKSARAKRQPVYVLAGDEDFLKRRCRDAVIALVLKDADPDFAVANYAGDKVDFSTIRNDLDTLPFLSPARVVIVDQADTFVTEHRPQLEKYAQAPSKIGVLVLDVKTFPETTKLAKALPDGAKIACKAPPTYKIADWCASWAQVGHGKRLAGDAAALLVDLVGPQMGLLDQELEKLAVAVGPKPQIEAADVDTFVGRSRAANVFRIVDAIGEGKPAEALGVLSDLFEEGEDPLAVLGPLTAQLRKLATIGRLLGRGESLGPAMDAAKVPTWPQARQSCERQIRHLGRRRLEQIPEWLVEINLGLKGGNPLPPRLQLERLIVRLARPREAEPARGG, from the coding sequence ATGGACGCACTCGCATTCCTCGACAAGTCCGCCAGGGCGAAGCGCCAGCCGGTGTACGTCCTGGCCGGCGACGAGGACTTCCTCAAGCGCCGCTGCCGCGACGCGGTCATCGCGCTGGTGCTGAAGGACGCCGACCCGGATTTCGCGGTGGCGAACTACGCCGGCGACAAGGTCGACTTCTCCACCATCCGCAACGACCTCGACACACTCCCGTTCCTCAGTCCGGCCCGCGTCGTGATCGTCGATCAGGCGGACACGTTCGTCACCGAACACCGCCCGCAACTGGAGAAGTACGCCCAGGCGCCGAGCAAGATCGGCGTACTCGTTCTGGACGTGAAGACGTTCCCGGAGACGACCAAGCTGGCCAAGGCGCTGCCGGACGGCGCCAAGATCGCGTGCAAGGCGCCGCCGACGTACAAGATCGCCGACTGGTGCGCCAGTTGGGCCCAGGTCGGCCACGGCAAGCGCCTCGCGGGCGACGCCGCCGCGCTGCTGGTCGACCTCGTCGGCCCGCAGATGGGTCTGCTCGACCAGGAGCTAGAAAAGCTCGCGGTGGCGGTCGGGCCGAAGCCGCAGATCGAGGCCGCGGACGTGGATACGTTCGTCGGCCGCAGCCGGGCGGCGAACGTGTTCCGCATCGTGGACGCGATCGGCGAGGGCAAGCCGGCCGAGGCGCTGGGCGTCCTCAGCGACCTGTTCGAGGAGGGCGAAGACCCACTCGCGGTCCTCGGCCCGCTGACCGCCCAGTTGCGCAAGCTGGCGACGATCGGCCGACTTCTTGGGCGGGGCGAATCCCTCGGCCCGGCGATGGACGCGGCCAAAGTCCCGACGTGGCCCCAGGCGCGGCAGAGCTGCGAGCGGCAGATCCGCCACCTCGGCCGCCGCCGGCTGGAGCAGATCCCCGAGTGGCTGGTCGAGATCAACCTCGGTTTAAAGGGCGGTAACCCGCTCCCGCCCCGGCTGCAGCTGGAGCGACTCATCGTGCGGTTGGCCCGCCCGAGGGAGGCCGAGCCGGCGCGGGGTGGGTGA
- a CDS encoding DUF1501 domain-containing protein — protein MPHVYTPVSRREMLARTANGFGAVALAALLAEDGRADPVREPVLHHPAKAKAVIFLYMDGGPSQVDTFDYKPLLEKHHGKDPHKVMEKVEPTQFANVGRVMQSHWKFKQRGQSGMWVSDLFPHVAAVADDLAVVRSVVSKFPEHTSANYFLHTGAGVQGRPSWGAWAGYGLGTGNKDLPTFIVLNGGLIPPGGLDNFNSGFLPAAYQGSVFRAGNPPVANIARLEKTSADQMVKRDLMRKLDALGQKTLGPADEVESAIANYETAYRMQTAVPELMDTSKETTATKRLYGLDSTYAPTVSFGTQCLVARRLVERGAKFIELTCPSVGSDRWDQHSDMKNGHEKNARATDQPVAALLTDLKARGLLKDTLVVWGGEFGRTPFAQGGDGRDHNQYGFTMWLAGGGTKAGTVYGETDEWGYKVVRDRVEMHDLHATMLHLLGIDHKKLTFRFGGRDMRLTDVHGELVTGILA, from the coding sequence ATGCCCCACGTTTACACGCCAGTCTCGCGCCGGGAGATGCTCGCGCGGACCGCGAACGGGTTCGGCGCGGTCGCCCTGGCGGCCCTGCTCGCCGAGGACGGCAGGGCCGACCCCGTGCGAGAGCCTGTTCTCCACCACCCAGCCAAGGCGAAGGCCGTCATCTTCCTGTACATGGACGGCGGGCCGTCGCAGGTGGACACGTTCGACTACAAGCCGCTGCTCGAAAAGCACCACGGCAAAGACCCGCACAAGGTCATGGAGAAGGTCGAGCCGACGCAGTTCGCGAACGTCGGCCGGGTCATGCAGTCGCACTGGAAGTTCAAGCAGCGCGGGCAGAGCGGGATGTGGGTCAGCGACCTGTTCCCGCACGTGGCGGCCGTCGCGGACGACCTCGCAGTGGTCCGGTCGGTCGTGTCCAAGTTCCCGGAGCACACGAGCGCGAACTACTTCCTGCACACCGGCGCCGGCGTCCAGGGCCGGCCCAGCTGGGGCGCGTGGGCGGGGTACGGCCTCGGCACCGGCAACAAGGACTTGCCCACCTTCATCGTCCTGAACGGCGGCCTCATCCCGCCCGGCGGCCTGGACAACTTCAACAGCGGCTTCCTACCGGCCGCGTACCAGGGGTCGGTGTTCCGGGCCGGTAACCCGCCGGTCGCGAACATCGCCCGGCTAGAGAAAACGTCCGCGGACCAGATGGTCAAGCGGGACCTGATGCGAAAGCTCGACGCCCTCGGCCAGAAGACGCTCGGCCCGGCGGACGAAGTCGAGTCCGCGATCGCGAACTACGAGACCGCCTACCGGATGCAGACGGCCGTGCCCGAACTGATGGACACGAGCAAGGAAACGACCGCGACGAAGCGGCTCTACGGGCTCGACTCGACCTACGCCCCGACGGTCTCGTTCGGGACGCAGTGTCTGGTCGCCCGCCGGCTGGTCGAGCGCGGGGCGAAGTTCATTGAGCTGACCTGCCCCAGCGTCGGAAGCGACCGCTGGGACCAGCACTCGGACATGAAGAACGGACACGAGAAGAATGCCCGGGCGACCGACCAGCCGGTCGCCGCGCTGCTCACCGACCTCAAGGCCCGCGGGCTGTTGAAAGACACGCTCGTCGTCTGGGGCGGCGAGTTCGGCCGGACGCCGTTCGCCCAGGGCGGCGACGGCCGCGACCACAACCAGTACGGCTTCACGATGTGGCTGGCCGGCGGCGGCACCAAGGCCGGGACGGTGTACGGCGAGACCGACGAGTGGGGCTACAAGGTCGTCCGCGACCGGGTCGAAATGCACGACCTGCACGCCACGATGCTGCACCTGCTCGGCATCGACCACAAGAAACTCACCTTCCGCTTCGGCGGCCGCGACATGCGGCTGACCGACGTCCACGGCGAGCTGGTCACGGGGATTTTGGCGTAA
- a CDS encoding Uma2 family endonuclease: MATARDIRPRKINYPSRDGKPIAETPIHVRVLFDTFARLEAHFAARDDVYIGPNMFVYYVEGDPKKRLSPDVYVALGVVNGRESRDTFQTWKEGVFPSVVFEFTSKSTKREDLVTKFGIYQDVWRVAEYFLFDPRDEYLKPSLRGFRRAQDGSLKPMKAVGGVLTSQKLGVTLGRDGALLQLRETGQEILTAAEAEAARERKRANLAEAEVARLRAELEALRRPHKP; encoded by the coding sequence ATGGCGACCGCTCGGGACATCCGACCCAGGAAGATCAACTACCCTTCGCGGGACGGGAAGCCGATAGCCGAGACCCCGATCCACGTCAGGGTCCTCTTCGACACGTTCGCCCGCTTGGAAGCGCACTTTGCCGCCCGGGACGACGTGTACATCGGCCCCAACATGTTCGTCTACTACGTCGAGGGCGACCCCAAGAAGCGGCTGTCTCCGGACGTGTACGTGGCGCTCGGGGTGGTGAATGGCCGCGAATCGCGGGACACTTTCCAGACCTGGAAGGAAGGGGTATTCCCGTCGGTCGTGTTCGAGTTCACGTCGAAGTCGACCAAGCGGGAGGATCTGGTCACCAAGTTCGGGATCTACCAGGACGTGTGGCGGGTGGCCGAGTACTTCCTGTTCGACCCGCGGGACGAGTACCTGAAGCCGTCGCTCCGCGGGTTCCGGCGGGCCCAGGACGGCAGCCTGAAGCCAATGAAGGCGGTCGGCGGTGTGTTGACGAGTCAGAAGCTGGGCGTGACGCTCGGCCGGGACGGTGCGCTGCTGCAGTTGCGGGAGACGGGGCAGGAGATCCTGACGGCGGCCGAGGCCGAGGCCGCCCGCGAACGCAAACGAGCGAACCTGGCGGAAGCCGAGGTCGCCCGCCTCCGCGCCGAACTCGAAGCCCTGCGCCGGCCACACAAGCCATGA
- a CDS encoding Uma2 family endonuclease has product MATAQDVQSQEIDYPSGDGKPMAETPIHGRVLFDTSSRLEAHLASRGDVYIGPNMFVYYVEGDPKKRLSPDVYVAFGVVNGHELRDTFQTWKEGVFPSVVFEFTSKSTKREDLVTKFRIYQDVWRVSEYFLFDPRDEYLKPSLRGFRRARDGSLKPIKAVGGVLTSRTLGLTLSRDGALLLLKDAVTGEKILTTAEAAAAREREAAAREREAATRERERATRAEAEAAREKEAAARERERATQAEAEAARLRAELDAVRRPPKS; this is encoded by the coding sequence ATGGCGACCGCTCAGGACGTTCAGTCCCAGGAGATCGACTACCCCTCGGGTGACGGGAAGCCGATGGCCGAAACCCCGATCCACGGCAGGGTCCTCTTCGACACGTCCAGCCGCCTGGAGGCCCACTTGGCCAGCCGGGGCGACGTGTACATCGGCCCCAACATGTTCGTCTACTACGTCGAGGGCGACCCCAAGAAGCGGCTATCTCCGGACGTGTACGTGGCGTTCGGGGTGGTAAATGGCCACGAACTGCGGGACACCTTCCAGACCTGGAAAGAAGGAGTATTCCCGTCGGTCGTGTTCGAGTTCACGTCGAAGTCGACGAAACGGGAGGATCTGGTCACCAAGTTCAGGATCTATCAGGATGTCTGGCGGGTGTCCGAGTACTTCCTGTTCGACCCGAGGGACGAGTATCTGAAGCCGTCGCTCCGCGGGTTCCGGCGAGCCCGGGACGGCAGCCTGAAACCGATCAAGGCGGTCGGCGGGGTGCTTACGAGCCGGACGCTCGGATTGACGCTGAGCCGGGACGGCGCGCTGCTGCTGCTGAAGGATGCCGTCACGGGCGAGAAGATCTTGACGACGGCCGAGGCCGCCGCTGCCCGCGAACGGGAAGCCGCTGCCCGCGAACGGGAAGCCGCAACCCGCGAACGGGAGCGAGCGACGCGAGCGGAAGCCGAGGCCGCCCGCGAGAAGGAAGCCGCCGCCCGCGAGCGGGAGCGAGCGACGCAAGCGGAAGCCGAGGCCGCCCGGCTCCGTGCCGAACTCGACGCCGTCCGCCGTCCGCCGAAATCGTGA
- a CDS encoding PSD1 and planctomycete cytochrome C domain-containing protein, translated as MLSARLVAPLVLLAAAIPIHAAEPGREQAEFFEKKIRPVLVEHCFKCHSEKTKAPKGGLRVDGRGLLLKGGDGGPALVPGDPDKSKLVEAVRFKNNDMQMPPKGKLPDAVVADLEAWVRAGAVWPNDATAGTTEAPAANGFDLQKRKREHWAWAPVTSPSPPAVKNTAWASDPIDRFILAKLEEKNLKPAAPADKLVWLRRVTFTLTGLPPTPEEIAAFQKDATPGAAAAVVDRLLASPAYGERWARHWLDLVRYAESRGHEFEPDIPNAYQYRDYVVRAINADVPYNQFVRENLAGDVVPNPRLNPADGFNESVIGTGFWHLGEEVHSPVDLRQDQADRFDNRIDVMTKTFLGLTVACARCHDHKFDAIATKDYYALFGLLEGSSYRQVRFDSLERNKAVAADLAALRDRTTTALAAKARGEIAAAGVARGDAAAISTAAPKSRGDDATRAWLGEAKVVVDYANLAPGEWLPDDVTFGPGPRRPGDARVRGVNGKPVVTFEERATAAFDGFWDGLKLAPHTAGDNGGLARQQRAGFTIRTPNIVLEHDTLYYLVRGSGLAYAGVCGHTIIHGPLHGSLVTSIPAKGDEYQWVAHKLTGYKGQRLQVELTAAPGTDFAVAMVVQASSPPPGIPAAATEPAEWNRFARTPKAAAEFAAEAMKFVEEEKKLAARVKWESRLAPALFEGTGVDDTVFVRGNPRAPGEVVPHRLLEALAGTERIAHSRGSGRLELAAQITDPARNPFAARVEVNRVWHHLFGRGIVASTDNFGLLGEPPTHPELLDYLATEFVRDGWSTRRLIRRLALTSAYRMSVHGDASADQADPANLLLHKFRLKRIEGEAIRDAMLSVSGRLDRTAGGPPVPIYLTPFLDGRGRPGSGPLDGDGRRSLYLSVRRNFLSPFLLAFDTPIPFSTVGRRQVSNVPAQSLILLNDPFVHQQAGVWAKKVLAAPGSVSDRVTGMYVAAYGRPPTADEITVCGEFVQGKETDAAAWTALAHALFNVKEFIYVQ; from the coding sequence ATGCTGTCTGCCCGCCTGGTCGCTCCGCTCGTTCTGCTCGCCGCCGCGATCCCGATCCACGCCGCCGAACCCGGGCGCGAACAGGCCGAGTTCTTTGAGAAGAAAATTCGCCCCGTCCTCGTCGAACACTGTTTCAAGTGCCACTCCGAAAAGACGAAAGCGCCCAAAGGCGGGTTGCGGGTCGACGGCCGCGGGCTGCTCTTAAAGGGCGGCGACGGCGGACCCGCCCTCGTTCCGGGCGACCCGGACAAGAGCAAGCTCGTCGAGGCCGTCCGGTTTAAAAACAACGACATGCAGATGCCGCCCAAGGGCAAGCTCCCGGACGCCGTCGTCGCGGACCTGGAAGCGTGGGTACGCGCCGGGGCGGTGTGGCCGAACGACGCGACGGCCGGCACTACCGAGGCGCCCGCCGCCAACGGCTTCGACCTCCAGAAGCGGAAGCGCGAACACTGGGCCTGGGCGCCGGTGACGTCCCCGAGCCCGCCCGCGGTCAAAAACACGGCCTGGGCCAGTGACCCGATCGACCGCTTCATTCTGGCCAAGCTCGAAGAGAAGAACCTCAAGCCGGCCGCGCCCGCGGACAAGCTCGTGTGGCTCCGCCGCGTCACGTTCACGCTGACGGGCTTACCCCCGACGCCGGAAGAGATTGCCGCCTTCCAGAAAGACGCGACCCCGGGCGCGGCGGCCGCGGTCGTCGATCGCTTGCTGGCGTCCCCGGCTTACGGCGAGCGGTGGGCTCGCCACTGGCTCGACCTGGTGCGGTACGCCGAGTCCCGCGGGCACGAGTTCGAGCCGGACATCCCGAACGCCTACCAGTACCGCGACTACGTTGTCCGCGCGATTAACGCCGACGTGCCGTACAACCAGTTCGTCCGCGAAAACCTCGCCGGGGACGTGGTCCCGAACCCGCGGCTGAACCCGGCCGACGGCTTCAACGAGTCCGTGATCGGGACCGGCTTCTGGCACCTCGGGGAAGAAGTCCACTCGCCGGTCGATCTCCGGCAAGATCAGGCCGATCGGTTCGACAACCGGATCGACGTGATGACCAAGACGTTCCTCGGCCTGACCGTCGCCTGCGCCCGCTGCCACGACCACAAGTTCGACGCGATCGCCACCAAGGATTATTACGCCCTGTTCGGCCTCCTCGAAGGGAGCAGTTACCGGCAGGTCCGGTTCGACTCGCTGGAGCGGAACAAGGCCGTCGCGGCCGACCTGGCGGCCCTCCGGGACCGCACGACGACCGCGCTCGCGGCGAAAGCCCGCGGCGAGATCGCGGCCGCCGGCGTCGCCCGCGGAGACGCCGCGGCGATCTCGACGGCCGCCCCGAAGTCCCGGGGGGACGACGCGACTCGCGCGTGGCTGGGCGAAGCCAAGGTCGTCGTCGACTACGCGAACCTCGCCCCGGGCGAATGGCTACCCGACGACGTGACGTTCGGCCCCGGCCCGCGGCGGCCGGGCGACGCCCGCGTCCGCGGGGTGAACGGCAAGCCGGTCGTGACGTTCGAGGAGCGGGCGACCGCCGCGTTCGACGGCTTCTGGGACGGCTTGAAACTGGCCCCGCATACGGCCGGCGACAACGGCGGGCTCGCCCGCCAGCAGCGGGCCGGGTTCACGATCCGCACGCCGAACATCGTCCTCGAACACGACACTCTGTATTACCTCGTCCGCGGCAGCGGCCTCGCCTACGCGGGCGTCTGCGGGCACACGATCATCCACGGGCCACTCCACGGCTCGCTGGTGACATCGATCCCCGCGAAGGGCGACGAGTACCAGTGGGTGGCTCACAAACTCACCGGGTACAAAGGCCAGCGCCTCCAGGTCGAGCTGACCGCCGCGCCGGGGACGGACTTCGCGGTGGCGATGGTCGTCCAGGCGTCGAGCCCGCCGCCCGGCATTCCCGCAGCCGCCACGGAACCGGCCGAGTGGAACCGCTTCGCCCGCACCCCGAAAGCCGCCGCCGAGTTCGCCGCCGAGGCGATGAAATTCGTTGAAGAAGAAAAGAAACTGGCGGCGCGGGTGAAGTGGGAATCGCGGCTCGCGCCCGCGCTGTTCGAGGGCACCGGCGTGGACGATACAGTGTTCGTCCGCGGCAATCCGCGAGCCCCCGGCGAAGTCGTCCCGCACCGGTTGCTCGAGGCCCTGGCCGGGACGGAGCGAATCGCCCACAGCCGCGGCAGCGGACGCCTCGAGCTGGCCGCCCAGATCACGGACCCCGCCCGGAACCCGTTCGCCGCACGCGTGGAAGTGAACCGCGTGTGGCACCACCTGTTCGGCCGTGGGATCGTGGCGTCGACCGACAACTTCGGCCTCCTCGGCGAACCACCGACCCACCCCGAACTGCTCGATTACCTCGCGACCGAATTCGTCCGCGACGGGTGGTCGACCAGGCGGCTCATCCGCCGGCTCGCCCTGACGAGCGCGTACCGCATGTCCGTCCACGGGGACGCCTCCGCGGACCAGGCCGACCCGGCCAACTTGCTCCTGCACAAGTTCCGGCTGAAGCGGATCGAGGGCGAGGCGATCCGGGACGCGATGCTGTCCGTCAGCGGCCGCCTGGACCGGACCGCGGGCGGCCCGCCGGTGCCGATCTACCTGACCCCGTTCCTCGACGGCCGCGGCCGCCCGGGGAGCGGGCCGCTCGACGGCGACGGCCGCCGCAGCCTGTACCTCAGCGTCCGCCGGAACTTCCTGTCGCCGTTCCTGCTCGCGTTCGACACGCCGATCCCGTTCAGCACCGTCGGCCGCCGGCAGGTGTCGAACGTCCCGGCCCAGTCGCTCATCCTGCTCAACGACCCGTTCGTCCATCAGCAAGCGGGCGTGTGGGCGAAGAAGGTACTCGCGGCCCCCGGCTCAGTTTCCGACCGGGTGACGGGCATGTACGTCGCCGCTTACGGCCGGCCGCCGACCGCGGACGAGATCACAGTCTGCGGCGAGTTCGTTCAGGGTAAGGAGACCGACGCGGCCGCGTGGACCGCCCTTGCCCACGCGCTGTTCAACGTGAAAGAATTCATTTACGTCCAGTGA
- a CDS encoding rod shape-determining protein, producing the protein MSATSPVFVGMDLGTFKTSVASSVGYRDVLQTAVGWPRDHVARTMLGRDVVFGKDLVDHRLALDVVRPFEKGALKYIDGKAAGMSDALIQKHALATRLVIEYAVNLVRRDNANASVYGVIGVPSRASVKNKRFIMDAAAGAFDSVAVVSEPFTIAYGMNRLTDALVIDIGAGTIDICPIYGVYPAEDEQVTLPIGGDLIDEEFEARLKQKYPDAQFSRNMIREIKERFGFVHDVNETAVAELPVGGRPQKLDVTEPLKAACRTVVKPVVDAVRQMIARFDPEFQQRMRNNIVLGGGGSQLKGLDRMIEAGLSEYGGAKVTRVTDATYAGAVGALKLAMSMPADGWTRLKEKGTASKAAA; encoded by the coding sequence ATGTCCGCTACGAGCCCGGTCTTCGTCGGGATGGATCTCGGGACGTTCAAGACGTCGGTCGCCAGTTCGGTCGGCTACCGGGACGTCCTGCAGACGGCCGTCGGGTGGCCCCGCGACCACGTCGCCCGGACGATGCTCGGGCGGGACGTCGTGTTCGGCAAGGACCTGGTCGACCACCGGCTCGCGCTCGACGTCGTCCGGCCGTTCGAGAAGGGCGCGCTGAAGTACATCGACGGCAAGGCGGCCGGCATGTCCGACGCCCTCATCCAGAAGCACGCGCTGGCGACCCGGCTCGTGATCGAGTACGCCGTCAACCTGGTCCGCCGGGACAACGCGAACGCCTCGGTCTACGGGGTGATCGGCGTCCCGTCCCGGGCGAGCGTCAAGAACAAGCGGTTCATCATGGACGCGGCGGCCGGCGCGTTCGACTCGGTCGCGGTCGTGTCCGAGCCGTTCACCATCGCCTACGGGATGAACCGGCTGACCGACGCCCTGGTCATCGACATCGGGGCCGGGACCATCGACATCTGCCCGATCTACGGGGTCTACCCGGCCGAGGACGAGCAGGTGACGCTGCCGATCGGCGGCGACCTCATCGACGAGGAGTTCGAGGCCCGGCTCAAGCAGAAGTACCCGGACGCCCAGTTCTCCCGGAACATGATCCGCGAGATCAAGGAGCGGTTCGGGTTCGTCCACGACGTGAACGAGACGGCCGTGGCCGAGTTGCCGGTCGGCGGCCGCCCGCAGAAGCTCGACGTGACCGAGCCGCTCAAGGCCGCGTGCCGGACGGTCGTCAAGCCGGTCGTCGACGCGGTCCGCCAGATGATCGCCCGGTTCGACCCGGAGTTCCAACAGCGGATGCGGAACAACATCGTCCTGGGCGGCGGCGGCAGCCAGCTCAAGGGGCTCGACCGGATGATCGAAGCCGGGCTGTCCGAGTACGGCGGGGCCAAAGTCACCCGCGTGACGGACGCGACGTACGCCGGGGCGGTCGGCGCGCTGAAATTGGCCATGAGCATGCCGGCCGACGGGTGGACGCGGTTGAAGGAAAAAGGAACGGCCAGTAAGGCGGCCGCCTAG
- a CDS encoding type II and III secretion system protein family protein has translation MAVLALPSLGTTSRAQVPVPPLPPATAPLKAPQMVSAASTLPQQPAPAAPGPVPTPPPTVPAFPGIPSDPAANPLFSPLRNPLLSPGPGGAPGGPVTGPAARQKIDKFVQKVLDPETTLDLVAGQTRVLILKSNPFRVQAGDEKYIAVNVANPKELLVEGRQVGSTVLNLWFGDPADMTKQETLSYLVRVYPDPEAKERLERAYKALENDINNYFKDCSVHLKVVGDKLVVSGRVRDTVQGTQILRIVHAGGLGTSGSAGGGGGAGGAAGPGGFGGMPGGDAGRVPLQQTGVLDPLTGGITTAGLDLFRATGGNNVINLLEVAGEQQVMLRVIVAEVNRAAARSIGLNFNINNNQGLTVFGLNNGSATAGLGTATGAGGLGLTGSGLNGSGSGGNITLNLDAGKIPIAITALKTLSYAKSLAEPTLVTMNGYPASFLAGGQFPVPVIGGLGTTTGGLGGLQGVQYIPYGVSLFFTPYITDRDRIRLNLSATVSNRDVSSGATIGGAVTAGLTTRNVNTTLELRQGETLAVAGLIEADQGGGSSRVPFFGDLPVLGILTASNQVSAGEKELVIFITPDLVRPLDPGQRPPLPGTDMLDPSDLEFYVLNRLEGHCKDFRSPIRTDWSRLKQYHQIEQSYITGQWGYTDPPFTGERP, from the coding sequence GTGGCCGTGCTGGCCCTGCCCTCGCTCGGGACCACGTCCCGCGCCCAGGTTCCGGTGCCGCCCCTGCCTCCGGCGACCGCGCCTTTGAAGGCGCCCCAGATGGTGAGCGCGGCCAGCACGCTCCCCCAACAACCGGCGCCCGCGGCGCCCGGCCCCGTGCCGACGCCTCCGCCCACCGTGCCCGCCTTCCCCGGTATCCCGAGCGACCCGGCCGCGAACCCGCTGTTCAGCCCCCTGCGGAACCCGCTCCTTTCCCCGGGCCCCGGGGGCGCCCCGGGGGGGCCGGTCACGGGGCCGGCGGCCCGCCAGAAGATTGACAAGTTCGTGCAGAAGGTTCTCGACCCGGAGACGACCCTCGATCTGGTCGCCGGTCAGACGCGCGTCCTGATACTCAAGAGCAACCCGTTCCGGGTCCAGGCGGGCGACGAGAAGTACATCGCGGTGAACGTGGCCAACCCCAAGGAACTGCTCGTCGAAGGCCGCCAGGTCGGGTCGACGGTCCTCAACCTGTGGTTCGGCGACCCGGCCGACATGACGAAACAGGAAACCCTCTCCTACCTCGTCCGCGTTTACCCCGACCCGGAGGCCAAGGAGCGGCTCGAACGGGCGTACAAAGCCCTCGAAAACGACATCAACAACTATTTCAAGGACTGCTCCGTCCACCTGAAAGTCGTGGGCGACAAGCTGGTCGTGAGCGGGCGGGTCCGCGACACGGTCCAGGGCACCCAGATCCTCCGGATCGTCCACGCGGGCGGACTGGGAACCTCCGGGAGCGCGGGCGGGGGCGGCGGAGCCGGCGGGGCGGCCGGACCCGGGGGCTTCGGCGGGATGCCCGGCGGCGACGCCGGGCGGGTACCGCTCCAGCAGACCGGCGTCCTGGACCCGCTGACCGGCGGGATCACGACGGCCGGCCTCGACCTGTTCCGGGCGACCGGGGGCAACAACGTCATTAACCTGCTCGAGGTGGCTGGCGAGCAGCAGGTCATGCTGCGGGTGATCGTCGCCGAAGTGAACCGGGCCGCCGCCCGCAGCATCGGCTTGAATTTCAACATCAACAACAACCAAGGCTTAACCGTCTTCGGCCTGAACAACGGCAGCGCGACGGCCGGGCTCGGGACCGCCACCGGGGCCGGCGGGCTCGGGCTGACCGGGTCCGGACTCAACGGGTCCGGGAGCGGCGGGAACATCACCCTCAACCTCGACGCGGGCAAGATCCCCATCGCGATCACGGCGCTCAAGACGCTGTCGTACGCCAAGTCGCTCGCCGAGCCGACGCTCGTCACGATGAACGGATACCCGGCCAGCTTCCTGGCGGGCGGCCAGTTCCCCGTGCCCGTGATCGGCGGCCTCGGGACGACCACCGGCGGGCTCGGCGGCCTCCAGGGCGTCCAGTACATCCCGTACGGGGTGTCGCTCTTCTTCACCCCGTACATCACCGACCGGGACCGCATCCGGCTGAACCTGTCGGCCACGGTGAGCAACCGGGACGTGAGTTCCGGGGCGACGATCGGCGGCGCGGTCACGGCCGGCCTGACGACCCGGAACGTGAACACGACGCTCGAACTCCGGCAGGGTGAGACGCTGGCCGTGGCCGGGTTGATCGAGGCCGACCAGGGCGGCGGCAGCAGCCGGGTTCCGTTCTTCGGCGACCTGCCGGTCCTCGGCATCTTGACCGCGAGCAACCAGGTGTCGGCCGGGGAAAAGGAACTCGTGATCTTCATCACCCCGGACCTCGTCCGCCCGCTCGACCCGGGCCAGCGGCCGCCGCTCCCCGGGACGGACATGCTGGACCCGAGCGACCTCGAGTTCTACGTCCTGAACCGGCTCGAAGGGCACTGCAAGGACTTCCGCAGCCCGATCCGCACCGACTGGAGCCGCCTGAAACAGTACCACCAGATCGAACAGTCGTACATCACCGGGCAGTGGGGGTACACCGACCCGCCGTTCACCGGCGAGCGGCCCTAA